Below is a genomic region from Asterias amurensis chromosome 4, ASM3211899v1.
TCGTGAGTGTCATCCTCGTTGCTGTCACCGGTAGAGGGCGCAAAATCGACTGGAGGGATTTGGCTGCTTGATCCATATAATGATCTCTGGCAAATCGGGGTGCAATGTTAAAAATCAATGTCTCCAATCAATATTAAAACGAACATAGTCATCTAGCCACTTGTCACAATGATTATGTCAATCCGTGTTTTCCTTGAGCTCACTGATGTCGAACTGTAGAGAAGTATGCGGTTCGTGTAGTAAAACAAGTTCGTCAACTCCAATAGGTTCATCGAGCGGCTAAACGACTGTCCGCATTGTTATAGTTCTGTATGGGCGTATCGTAGAGCAAGTGACTAATGACAATTacattattgtgtttttgttccagTGAAGGTCGGCCGTCCTTCGCCAGCAGCAAACGACAATGGCATATGCTCAGTATACAGTAACAATAAGCCAATTCGGAATGTCagtggcgcatgtctgttactgctgacaacggactTTGTCTATCTGCCGTTACCATTGTCAAAAGGTTACCTGTGATAGACAAggtccgttgtcagcagtaacagacatgcgcagctggaactccgaagtggcttattacAGTTATAGTGTAAAGTGGGCCTTCGAGTTGCAGTACTTTCTAAGCTTCCCCACACACTGAATCTTGTTggtcactttaaaggcagtggccactattggtaatcactccaaaataataattattagcattaaaacctaacttggtaacgagtaatggggagatgttggtagtataaaacattgtgagaaatggctccctctgaagtggtgtagttttcgagacctcagatttagaattggaggtctcgaaaccaagcatctgaaagcacacaactccgtgtaacaagggtgttttttctttcattattatctagcaacttcgacaaccgattgagctcaaattttcacaggtttgttattttatgcatatgatgagatacaccaagtgagaagactggtctttgacaattgccaatagtgtccagtgtctttaagagacaGCTGTATGGGAATATCTTTTCACCCCGACTAAgtagagattattacatggtgttgccgcaaacattactatatcgtatttccagcatgcaaagtttcaaatccaacttgcATGTAGCTTTTATTtagttccttaaaggcagtggacaccaatggtaattgtcaaagactagccttcacagttggtgtatctcaacatatgcataaaataacaaacctgtgaaaatttgagctcaatcggtcatcgaagttgcgagataataatgaaagaaaaaaatacccttgtcacacgaagttgtgtgcgtttagatggttgatgtcgagacctcaagttctaaatctgaggtctcgaaatcaaattcgtggaaaattacttctttctcgaaaactatggcacttcagagggagccgtttctcacaatgtttaataccatcaacctctccccattactcgtcttcaagaaaggttttatgctgataactattttgagtaataaccaatagtgtccactgcctttacagggaaggtacactttttgctaattgtcaaagaccagtcttctcacttggtgtatcccaacacaatcataaaataacaagcaagtGTAAAttatagctcaattggtcatcgaagttgcgagaaaatgatgagagaaaagtCACCCTTGTTGccgaatttgtgtgttttcagataagaataaaatacttctggctagaagtattttattattttagtgagaaattttatactatcaacagctctccaatgctcattaccaagtcagtttttataagttaatatttgttttgagtaattaccaaacgtgtgccttCCCTTGAATTATGGATATGTGCGccctaaacaaaaaaattcatacatatttatatttatacatagtttttaatgattcctgtaagtggcgtctatccgctgttggatatcaataataaataaataaataataacacaaagtgtgtattattattattcagtatCATTAGTATTTATCACTATTATTAATGGACATATTAGACGTACGTTTCTTCAGCAGGAAAGAAGCTAAACATGCTCTAATAACAATGTATAAACGTACCTTTTATTGGAGAGTAATTAGCATCCATCTTTTGATGACGGTCCTTTGGATAACAGCTGATTTCAACTCCCAAGATCTAAAAAGTCTGGTTCCAAACTTTAGTGAAGAGAATTACCAGCTCTTGTTTAGCTTTTGCAGGTCATTCGGGGTTTATACTTGTCGCCCGGGTGTGGAAAGGTGGACAAGTTCTGGTCCGATTTGGCAAAACGGTTAAGAAGTTATAGGCCCTACAGCTAAAGTGCATAATGGCTTTTTGTATCTAACGATACCCGTTCTTCATTCACTTGCCTGAAAGTACGATAAATAACAATTGTATAGGTTGTGCATTTCAATGGTCTGTGCATAAAAGCAAGGACTTACGGTTAGTGCATGGAggaattttcttcctccatggtttgtgtTGCACCGCACATGTGTTGTATTGGGGCATGGTGCGTTGGGGCATGGTGCATGAGAACTACTGCGGTAGCGCGGTTGAATGTGTTCCACTGCTCGGCACCTACTTTACTCTAAGCTGGATGCGTTcgttttagcttccctgggtctaccccgcggtgctcactcgggtgagcccctgacaagagctaaacgaacgaccactcaccgctctcgtagtgacgtcgtttacctagggccagcccccaagtgacccactccacaaacaTGGCACCgaggcagaccggggatgacccagggaagctaaacgaacgcgccCATTACCTAACCCCGTTCCGCTTCGCGGCTCACCAGTTGGAGCATGCCAggcaatgggtgcgttcgtttagcttccctgggtcgaccctagGGATAaatgctagcgaatgtgcttacgaacggaaatatttaacaatcgctcaaacttcgcaacattcgccacaaattcattacgttcacaagtcattctccacctccttatacgaagatcggtcacttTATGCTGAGTACGTATTATGCGTAAGATATTGATAACGAGAGGTTTAAGGACGACAGGGAACATTATTCACTGTCAAATCGCaacttttgggcgaattcatcACGAGTTTCAAACATTCGTATTCAACAGGtctcccaaaaatattttacggagaaaacagcataatttcaacactttgaaaacttgctatatattaccgaaaaaggcaaaaaataaaaaatcgtaACTAATTATGAACCTGTTATTCGCAAgatattcgcccaagtgtgagagaAACATTAGTTAGCACGACGGGGTAGACcctgggaagctaaacgaacacacccagtGAAAGCCAAGTCTCAGGCCCTCCGCTAAAAAAGGccagtggtggatttcacatagaTTTGAGACTttatagtcttatctcgagttgggacgagttactataggacgtcctaacttaggactagccttaaaggaacacgttgccttggatcggacgagttggtcaaaacagaagcgttcgtaaccgttttttttataaaatgcatatggttggaaagatgttttaaaagtagcatacaattatccacacaagtttgcctcgaaattgcgtggttttacttCTACTATTTTATATAGTGTGTTTGCttccctatgtgactggattaacaggctttcgagctacagtgtttaattatacttttgttgatcctggccatcacattagggttgttttataatttcctgtgcccttattgtttttcttgctttgtatttacttttgaacatgtacttataattatctatttgacatactgtctgcttgtatttgtaattgtttattggccaaataaagaataagaataagaatactgtgcgaactaacatggtcggccatttatagtgtcaaaattttgaccccattaaatggccgacgtgttagtcgacgaggtaaaagtaaaaccacgcaatttcgaggcatgtttgtgtggatcattgtattctacttttacaacatctttctacccatatgcattttataaaaaacggttacaaacgcttttcaaagaccaactcgaccgatccaaggcaacgtgttcctttaagtttcaaatatctcttaggactggtcttaactctttgtgtaaTCGATCCCAGTCCTTCTATAGATGTCACACCATGCATATActgtattttgttgttcttcaaagaacttttaaaaaactttaggtctcgaaatcaagcatctgaacgcacacaatttcgtgtgacaagggtgtttttttatttcattattatctcgcaacttcgacgaccgattgagctcaaattttcacaggtttgttattttatgcatatgttgaggtacaccaagtgtgaagcctagtctttgacaataccaatagtgtccactgcctttaatgtatgaTACAGTTTGTATCTACCATTCTTCATTATTTATCTGATGTATGAAAGTacgaatggaaataaaacaaacaccagacaaacaaacaaacattgaacGGGGGCATGGGCGGGGCCATACAAAACAATGGCTGTGGTTCTCTGAAATTGTTGACTatggattttttaatttttgttataaaaacaacaacaaaaggctttaaacaaactaaaatgttcacatgcaATGAACATAGCTTGCAGAGTGAGACGTAGAAAGTGCGTACGAATTGCAACCAAGACAAACTCATAAAAACATAGGTAATACTTTTCCTATACAACAATTTAATTTCTTAGTTTCACATCACATATAAGTACACTTTCAAACTTCCATTTCAGAAATGAACCGTACTCTGGTCCCGTGTGGTATAATGCTGGGTCCGTGTGACCTGAAATGACCTGAAATGTTTGCTTAAAAATGACCCAGGGAGGATCAAATTTACGCCGAATTTGGGGTAAAAAtatctgtttgtgtttttttaaaccactTTCTGGATCAGCTTGATCCGGATGTGTGTCATGCTCCTTGAATAAGGACCCGGATCCCGGGTAAATATTTTGGAGTTTTAAGAGTTTAACTGACAGTAAACGTGTGACTATGCTGTTTCgaatcagcagggtgtgggtttgagtcccagttgtgactgtgtccttgagcaagacacttaaccaatgcatcattgcttcgtccttcggatggaacgtaaagccgCTGGTCACGTGTCTTGTGTAACGgacgtaaaataacccagtgcacctttcgaaaagagaaggggttcgctccGGTGTTTCATTGCGCAACAACTCCTTGTGTTAacccattacatggtgcttacaAAGGAGtatggtctcataattcaaacgtataGTCACACATGTATACCTTGCATGAAAATACAGAATGTTGAAGCGCcctgagcgtcactgagtgatggctTTTGAGCGATATGTAAGAAGCcacacaatgggagactttgaggcgctaggtggcagcagacttaccaggtaaatttccattgtttacgtaggtctgagcacgcgcacattaccgagaacaatggattttacctggtaagtctgctgccaccaagcgtcctgaaagtcttcTATAGTTACAACCTTGAGCAAATCTTCTTTGGGGAGAGTGTTGGCTATGAAAATAGCTGTTGGTATAATACCATGCAATTTTcagaagcccggttcatacttcatgcgagtGCGAATACGAAGCGATGTTGACGTGAATTTGaggtcacaaccctcctttcgcagcgatattcgcaagtgagttacccaaagttgaactgctgcgaatttttcgttgcgaatttgtgacgtcaacattcgtatcgcatttgcattcgcaggaagtatgaaccgggctttagttctcctgaagacaagctaAACAATTTATGCAATATGTTAGaaacagctcttttcagagtcaACACTACTTTCTAAAGGAAATGTAGGGTGTGCCCGAGTTcgcggctacggctatggctacggctacgactacggctacggctacggctacggctagatgtcTGCGTCAttatgcgttgaggtataggacatCCTCAGCAACATCTTTGGCAAGAGTCGTAGCTGAAGCAGCCATTTCGGATACAGTCTTTTTATAAGTGATTTTACAAATATCAGTACAACTGCAACTTTTATTATATGGCAATCTTCAAACtgcatttttcaattttatgaCACCCATTTAAATATCTGCTTTCTCATGACATAAGTCGTGGCAAAGTGTTCAAACTTAAAGAACACACCTTCATGTGTTCCATGTTCAATAGTAATAGCGATTCATTGCTGCATCATATTCTTTTCAAGCCTATAGTTTGTATCCTCTGATATCAACAGCAGAAAGCCAAAATAGCAGCATCGGGAACAACATTACTTTACCCTGCTGTCACCttattggtcatgttccccgtATCCAATCACAGTAATGTATGCTAACTTTCATTAGTTGATCCAGACTATTTGTCTAAAGCCGCTGTTTGGTTTACAGCGATTTGGATTGGATGAAAAACAAAACGGCCGCACTATGAAAGGTCAATACAGACAAATAAGCCGACCAATACCACAGCTCCGAGTATAAAAAGGTTGAATGTCATGGCGCCTGCGCTGTTGCAGAGATTGTTGCGGCAACAGTGCTGGCTGAGAAAGCCACCGTAACTGAGCTTGAAGCGGTCTAATTCGACACAGTCGCCCTCTTGGAGAGTGTGGCAGTTTCGAGAGATGGTAGGAACGTCGCCCTCTAAAGTGTGTTTCTGAAAATGAAAGAGAGAACAAGAATTATATATTTttgggtttgcggtaacaccatgcatggaggaagaatgtgtgtgtctacttttCAGGTAGACTTGTACGTTAAGAGAACGGTTTTGCTATATGCTATACAACCGCGGCGTAGATTTTCGGGTTTTGGACGACTTCTCAGTTATGAAAAggactgtcctgctttttaacttgtACCTATGGGCGGAAAGTGAACATCGGCTGGGACTATTACTTCAGCTTACAGGACAAAAATGTTTAACATTAGACTGGTGCCCTGTAAAGACATGCAATAGTCTTACAGGCACAATGATTGCATTGGATCCAATGATACATTGGATAAACGTGGTGTGATTGGTCCAAAGTGAATAGTTTGTCAGCGTGCACTTCCGATCGTCTGCAGACAGTGTGTGCTTAATTGTTGTACATCAAGTAGCGTTGATTTATgcactatgtacatgtaaatgtgtaGGCCCCTAGGTCAAAGGTACATGTTGCAACATCTGTCCAGCTGGTATCTGTCATTATTCATTAGCACTCAAAGTGTGACGTTAGACGATCATGCTATGTTAACGAGAGAAAAAAATTGAAGATCAATTCTACTGTATCCAACAAACTAGTATCGATTGGTGacgttcattttgttttagtcaCGATATCACAACACAAGTTAGTGACGAAGAGATATCTGTGGCACACAAACATCTGTCTCAAAAGGAGCTGTTTTTAATCTAGACTGTGCTCTTGTCTTAATCCGCAAGcataaagacaggtaccagcTACAAAGATCCAGTGGCTCCATTGGATACAACGATTTGGATAAAACGTGCGGTGCCTTtagctttccatagatgcccaaacagtacacctATCACGTCTGcgatagaatttgactgcgtatttCTATGTggaatgaatgtaggtcaaaggtgaatgtacAAGCCGGTCTGGAGGCAGGTCACTGGCGTTGTTCAcgagccttgaagtgtgacgtcagatgttcaggctgtTTTTAATCCAGTTTCGTAGACGGGGACAGTCCCTCAGAGCCAGCATAATGAGACAGAAATGTTGCACCTTTAGAtagtgatttttgttgttgtttggttatccgcaggcttgttcgCCGTGTAGTCTTATTTTCtattgcctattctttgtatgtaccgtttgcctggaaataaataaataattagtgTTTCGCCAATTAAGACTAACTATAACACAAAGCACGTAGGGCCTAAATGAAGCTGATAGTCAATGGCACACTAAAGAGTTTCTGTTATATTCGCCTTTATCCAGGAATTAATTGTCGTGTCCGAGGTGTGGCAGCTACGACTCGGCTTAAGAATTGCCGCGTCATCATGGAATGAAGCAAATTAGACGATCCTTACCAACACACTTAGCAATATCATAGCCGATAGCTATAACAGCCGCCACGGATACGTCTTTGTTTTCAAAGGTAAACCCTAACCATGAACTGACAAAAATGACATCTTGGTGGCGCACTCTGTTGTGGAGCGCTTAAATTGAAATTCGCGTAAACTTAACGTGTGGCCAtgaatttaaattattttgttaaaatcatCTTCCCATATCGTTTCGTGACCaagcggataagaacaccggactcaagctttggtgttccACATTAGAGGAGCGTGGATTGAGTTCCGGTCGCATTTTTTACTGCACTTTTTAATTGCCACCGttgtagtgcttttcaattaGTTTTTTGTAATCGATCCATAAAAGGGAATAGGCCTACTTAAAAGAAAGTCATGAACATTTTCAGGGTGGCAAATTTAAACTGCAGAAAAAATTGCGCCCGGTCTTAACACTTTATCAATTGtgtgtcctttggatgggacgtaaagccgttggtcccgtgtgctgTGTAATGCACACGTAAATTAACCTTGTGCTTTTTTCGGTAAATAAacgcttggtaattactcacagtaattattggcataaaaacttacttggtaaacgagtaatggggagaggttttagccgtttatcacaatgttttgttctattaaaatagaacaaaacattgtgataaacggctccctctgatgaaatgacgtagttttcggagaaagaaataattttccacgaacttgatttcgaggcctcagattggattttgaggtctcgaaatcaagcatctaaaagcccACAagttggtgtgacaagggtgtctttttcttacgtagttatctcgcaacttcgacgaccaattgagcttaaattttcacaggtttgttacaaTGCATTATATTaagatactccaagtgagaagtctggtctttgacaattaccaataatgtctagtgtctttaagagaagGCTCGCCCCGGCGTTTAGTGGCTCCACAATACATTGCTATGGAAAGGgaaggtctcatacttcaaaactgTAGCTCCGCATACTCACCATCGCTATAAACAATATAGCACTTTGAGGTGCCCATCGGTTGTGATGAAAAGCTATATAAGGACTCAGTGTTAATATTAATTCGTGGAGCCAAGCTCCCTACCGTTCAGTTATACTGAAGTTCATGAGCAGGAGAACTATAGTCAATTCAGCGATTTGTCaggattttaaatcaaaattttaaaaacttttagacTAAATTACGTCAACTTACCACACACAAGCCGTTGCATTTAATCTTATTGATCCCATTATTGGCAAAAGGGTCCTTGCAATTCATCTCTCCCACGTCCACCCCTTGTGCGTACGAATGGGAGCAGTTGTAACACATTAGATCATTTGTCTTCTGAGCACCAACCACAGCAAAGCTGTACACTGCTGAAAAAGGGGGACAACGTCGATGCAGTTGTCTTGCTTTGTCTTGCAAAATGTTTGTTCAAAACAAGCCACAGAAGTAAGGTCAATAAATACTTTCAAAAGAATGGTAAATCCTATCTGAAAGCTCAGTGATTATTACGGTTTAATGTCAATCTCAAGTCAACAGTTCGTTGATTTGGACGGCGCCATCAAGTTTGTACGTATGTCACAGTAGTGGATTTTTTTCCCCACGTGTGTGTGTCTACCAAGCACCGGATGCGAAGACCATGTAGGAAATGAAGTATGCTGGGGTTGGTAATGAAAAATGTACTAGGGTGGCGCTTGAACCTGATGTGAACTCCAGATTAACGCGCCGGTGcgctaccaactgagctatctagccctatgttggcggtctccctattttgtcaatatctttgttcaggggtgccagtcagaactAAGCCATACAACCTGTAACTTCATGTAGCCagagatcacacccaagtttacaatacaacatTGGAAGTGGcagccagcaacttttttttcttcaaatatcaGGTAaatggaaactgactgggtatacTTCTAAAtaatttgaggttgaacaaaaacAGACTGGCTagggcgggatttgaaccaacctCCGAAGACGTGCTaaattctttaaaggaacacgttgccttggatcggtcaaatTGGTCttggaaaagcgtttgtaaccgtttgttataatatacatatgggtagaaagatgttgttaaagtagaatacaatgatccacacaaacatgccttgaaattgcacgggtttaattttacctcgtcgactaacacggtcggccattaatgggagtcaaatttttgactcccataaatggccgaccgtgttagttcgcaaaataaaaggaaaaccgcacaatttcggggcaaatttgtgtggatcattgtattctacttttaaaacatctttctaaccgtatgcattttaaaacaaacggttacaaacgctttttatagaccaactcgtccgactcaatgcaacgtgttactttaacAATTTATCCATTCAGTcgttgtggtttattacttgaaatGAAATATTAGCAAAAATATAGCAAGAGTCATATTTTCTGCGAATGTAAAtacgatacgaattttgacgtcacaaacttgcaacgaataattcgcaagATTTggaatgtgctcaactcctgcgaaacatttacTGCAAAAACgtggctgtgacgtcaaaattagtatcacattcacattcgcaggaagtatgaaccgggctctaGTGAAAACTTACCGGTGACAATCCAGACGAGGGCAAGTCGAGTCATGACGACAATGACGTCACACACTTTCCACGGGGCAATTAAACCTGGAAAGGGACGAGCAATGTTTATTGATATTCAATCTTCGGCATTGACAGGTGCAAGTTTGACAATTATTACAGACTTGTAGTAAAAACTTCAGATAACCAACTCACTTATTGATTGTTATGGGTCGAGCTTTGATAACCCATCACCCGATATAATAAGTTTGTAATGTTAAAGGAGAGGTATACGTTTGGTgatcacttttaaaattaatggcaattatAAAATTTTGGGTAGAAGCCTACACCAGCTTTCATAAAGTATAAAACACTTAGAGAAACATTTAATTTTAAGAAGTATTGTGGTTGGTAAAGATATCAGTTTGTATGCCTCAAAGtttaaatctgagaagcgttttaCCGGTATTTGAGCGTTTATTAAAACCCTGCAGCAAGGACTGTCGCAAACTGAAAAATTATTTCCGAATTCGTCTTGCATTtagcatccttttttttttcttcttcgtctTTTTTACCTAAGTGTGTTGTTGACATCTTCGGGTATTGTCTTGTTTAATTTAATCATGCTAATAGTTAGTTGAGTTTTATCATTTGGTTTTGTCTACCATTAACATCTGACAGATCAATTTAGTACTTAAATTGACACTGTCAGAGTTTTGTCCTGCCCC
It encodes:
- the LOC139936718 gene encoding uncharacterized protein, which translates into the protein MTRLALVWIVTAVYSFAVVGAQKTNDLMCYNCSHSYAQGVDVGEMNCKDPFANNGINKIKCNGLCVKHTLEGDVPTISRNCHTLQEGDCVELDRFKLSYGGFLSQHCCRNNLCNSAGAMTFNLFILGAVVLVGLFVCIDLS